A stretch of Microbacterium caowuchunii DNA encodes these proteins:
- a CDS encoding KTSC domain-containing protein encodes MKRRPVESSALASVGYDAANGVLEIEFTSGEVYRYFAVPPSVHRGLLAADSHGRFFRERIRERYPTERVPRR; translated from the coding sequence ATGAAGCGCCGGCCCGTCGAGTCCTCAGCACTCGCCTCGGTCGGCTACGACGCGGCGAACGGGGTCCTGGAGATCGAGTTCACCAGCGGTGAGGTGTACCGGTACTTCGCCGTGCCGCCGTCGGTGCATCGGGGGCTCCTCGCCGCCGACAGTCACGGACGGTTCTTCCGCGAACGCATCCGGGAACGGTACCCGACCGAGCGCGTGCCGCGCCGATGA
- a CDS encoding CarD family transcriptional regulator yields the protein MLFSVGQTIAHPFHGLATVRSLRTRTVRGEARDYLDLEVARDGLRISIPLDSADQVGVRALYTKATIGELLEVLRGPSEKYDKTWAHRIKQYRQRLVTGEGSAKAALVREIVRTKGVSPLPGAERELLDEARNALGEEFAAVLGVTFEDALRMINEAALAGAETVPPARTA from the coding sequence TTGCTCTTCTCCGTCGGTCAGACCATCGCCCACCCCTTCCACGGCCTCGCCACCGTCCGTTCCCTGCGGACGCGCACGGTGCGGGGCGAGGCTCGCGACTACCTGGACCTGGAAGTCGCCCGCGACGGTCTGCGGATCAGCATCCCGCTGGATTCCGCGGATCAGGTCGGCGTGCGGGCGCTCTACACCAAGGCCACGATCGGTGAGCTCCTCGAGGTGCTGCGCGGACCGAGCGAGAAGTACGACAAGACCTGGGCGCATCGCATCAAGCAGTACCGTCAGCGTCTCGTGACCGGAGAGGGATCCGCGAAGGCGGCGCTGGTCCGCGAGATCGTGCGGACGAAGGGCGTCTCCCCCCTCCCGGGCGCCGAGCGTGAGCTGCTCGACGAGGCGCGGAACGCACTCGGCGAGGAGTTCGCCGCCGTTCTCGGCGTGACTTTCGAGGATGCCCTCCGGATGATCAACGAGGCGGCACTGGCGGGCGCGGAGACGGTCCCCCCCGCACGCACGGCCTGA
- a CDS encoding protealysin inhibitor emfourin — protein sequence MSETAPPDDDTLLVRVVRTGGIAGIRRQWQVRPAGRDADRWMALIDRCPWPAAPDRTPAPDRFVWDIRVRTPEGQRRCSLGERQLTGPWRELVDAVRQAAGRPSPDTG from the coding sequence ATGAGCGAGACCGCCCCGCCGGATGACGACACCCTCCTCGTCAGGGTCGTCCGCACCGGCGGGATCGCCGGCATCCGGCGGCAGTGGCAGGTGCGTCCCGCGGGACGCGATGCGGACAGGTGGATGGCGCTCATCGACCGCTGCCCGTGGCCGGCTGCCCCGGACAGGACACCGGCACCGGACCGCTTCGTGTGGGACATCCGCGTGCGGACGCCGGAGGGGCAGCGGCGGTGCAGCCTCGGCGAACGACAGCTCACCGGCCCCTGGCGTGAGCTGGTCGACGCCGTGCGCCAAGCGGCGGGACGCCCGTCGCCGGACACCGGGTGA
- a CDS encoding M4 family metallopeptidase, protein MVSPTASPASSSPGIVPGYVLARLAESGRFPQAATAARRTLQTGRPPLRARIDLSIDDTGSLVATLSDAPDRTVSDAQNTQDLPGVVVRTEDDPPVADVAVNEAFDGLGATFELLLAAFQRRSVDDAGAALQATVHYGVDYDNAFWDGERMVFGDGDGEVFRGFTGSLSVIGHELGHGVVQYTAGLEYRGQSGALNESIADVLGALTEQFTAGETAESASWLIGAGIFTEAVQGVALRSMIAPGTAYDDDELGRDPQPAHMRDFVVTTEDDGGVHINSGIPNRAFALAARELGGFAWERAGVVWYRALTGPLSSTASFVEFADATVSAAEQEYGVDSEVASAVRAAWTTVGVYEDERDRPAG, encoded by the coding sequence ATGGTCTCCCCCACCGCGTCACCCGCATCCTCCTCCCCCGGCATCGTGCCGGGGTATGTCCTCGCCCGCCTGGCAGAGTCCGGCCGGTTCCCGCAGGCGGCGACAGCCGCGCGGCGGACCTTGCAGACCGGACGCCCGCCGCTCCGGGCACGCATCGACCTGTCCATCGATGACACCGGTTCCCTCGTCGCCACGCTCAGCGACGCCCCCGACCGCACGGTCAGCGACGCGCAGAACACGCAGGACCTGCCCGGCGTGGTCGTCCGCACGGAGGACGATCCTCCCGTCGCCGACGTCGCCGTGAACGAGGCGTTCGACGGACTCGGGGCGACCTTCGAGCTGCTGCTGGCCGCCTTCCAGCGTCGCTCCGTGGACGATGCGGGAGCCGCCCTGCAGGCGACCGTGCACTACGGCGTCGACTACGACAACGCGTTCTGGGACGGCGAACGGATGGTGTTCGGCGACGGTGACGGCGAGGTCTTCCGCGGGTTCACCGGTTCACTGTCCGTCATCGGGCACGAGCTCGGCCACGGCGTCGTCCAGTACACCGCCGGCCTCGAGTACCGCGGGCAGTCCGGCGCCCTGAACGAGTCCATCGCGGACGTGCTGGGGGCGCTGACGGAGCAGTTCACCGCCGGCGAGACGGCGGAGTCCGCATCCTGGCTCATCGGGGCGGGGATCTTCACCGAGGCGGTGCAGGGCGTGGCCCTGCGGTCGATGATCGCACCGGGGACCGCATACGACGACGACGAGCTCGGCCGGGATCCGCAGCCCGCGCACATGCGGGACTTCGTGGTGACGACCGAGGACGACGGCGGCGTGCACATCAACTCGGGCATCCCTAACCGGGCGTTCGCGCTCGCCGCGCGGGAGCTCGGCGGCTTCGCCTGGGAGCGGGCCGGAGTGGTCTGGTACCGCGCCCTGACCGGTCCGTTGTCGAGCACCGCATCCTTCGTCGAATTCGCCGACGCGACGGTGTCCGCGGCCGAGCAGGAGTACGGTGTCGACTCAGAGGTGGCCTCCGCGGTGCGCGCGGCGTGGACCACCGTGGGAGTGTACGAGGATGAGCGAGACCGCCCCGCCGGATGA
- a CDS encoding DUF3237 domain-containing protein: MTTADHPPVAPALRLVSTIRVQVAEPMELGEGPDGRRRIVPIVSGAAAGELEGVVLPGGADFQVLRPDGVTELEARYAIETSDGTRIEIVNRGIRAGDPEDIAKLMAGQPVDPDRIYFRSVPALRAPAGGWDWVNRTLFVGRGIRRPDAVELTVFAVE, translated from the coding sequence ATGACCACCGCCGATCATCCGCCCGTAGCTCCCGCCCTCCGGCTCGTCTCCACCATCCGCGTGCAGGTCGCGGAGCCCATGGAACTGGGCGAGGGGCCGGACGGCAGGCGCCGCATCGTCCCGATCGTCTCCGGCGCCGCGGCCGGCGAGCTGGAGGGCGTCGTGTTGCCCGGTGGCGCCGACTTCCAGGTGCTGCGGCCGGACGGCGTCACGGAGCTGGAGGCCCGGTACGCCATCGAGACGTCCGACGGCACCCGTATCGAGATCGTCAACCGCGGGATCCGGGCGGGGGACCCCGAGGACATCGCCAAGCTCATGGCCGGTCAGCCGGTGGACCCGGACCGCATCTACTTCCGCTCCGTGCCCGCCCTGCGGGCGCCGGCGGGCGGGTGGGATTGGGTGAATCGGACCCTGTTCGTGGGGCGCGGCATCCGTCGTCCCGATGCCGTGGAGCTGACCGTCTTCGCCGTGGAATGA
- a CDS encoding ABC transporter substrate-binding protein: protein MVSVALSGCSSSAPATNDSAAPDANAPEELISVVVARGAVNLESAIIAQEQGFFEQEGLDVDLQVTGGGGGAATNSALIAGEFDIAATDAVTAIRAINENMPIVVVAGTKSAKPDYEGEVSDGLIVPPGSTITSWKDLEGKKVGVPELGGLPYLTVVTALEENGVPLDSVEIVPVPMDALVAAAQNGQVDAVFTFSIFMLSALDAGFTRVGTGVREFLPYAPQSLWVSTVEFAEKNPEALTRFRAALELGTEYGNENPDAVRKVYHENTELPAPFIDNVMILEPLDVAFNPKGWDVLLKGMKQTGEVRDDLTVEDIVWEGAR from the coding sequence ATGGTCTCCGTCGCCCTGTCCGGATGTTCGTCCTCGGCTCCGGCCACGAACGACTCCGCGGCACCCGACGCGAACGCTCCGGAGGAACTCATCTCGGTGGTCGTCGCCCGCGGCGCCGTGAACCTCGAGAGCGCGATCATCGCCCAGGAACAGGGCTTCTTCGAACAGGAGGGTCTGGACGTCGACCTCCAGGTCACCGGTGGCGGCGGCGGCGCGGCGACGAACTCGGCGCTCATCGCGGGCGAGTTCGACATCGCAGCGACCGACGCGGTGACCGCCATCCGGGCGATCAACGAGAACATGCCGATCGTCGTCGTGGCCGGCACGAAGTCGGCCAAGCCCGACTACGAGGGCGAGGTCTCCGACGGGCTCATCGTCCCGCCGGGAAGCACCATCACCTCCTGGAAGGACCTTGAAGGCAAGAAGGTCGGCGTGCCCGAGCTCGGCGGCCTGCCCTACCTCACGGTCGTGACCGCACTCGAGGAGAACGGCGTGCCGCTCGACTCGGTCGAGATCGTCCCGGTCCCGATGGACGCGCTCGTCGCGGCCGCGCAGAACGGGCAGGTCGATGCGGTCTTCACCTTCAGCATCTTCATGCTGTCCGCCCTCGACGCCGGCTTCACCCGCGTCGGGACCGGCGTGCGCGAGTTCCTGCCCTACGCCCCGCAGTCCCTCTGGGTCTCCACCGTCGAGTTCGCCGAGAAGAACCCGGAAGCCCTCACGCGCTTCCGCGCGGCCCTGGAGCTCGGCACGGAGTACGGGAACGAGAACCCCGACGCGGTGCGCAAGGTCTACCACGAGAACACGGAGCTGCCCGCGCCGTTCATCGACAACGTGATGATCCTCGAACCGCTGGATGTCGCCTTCAACCCGAAGGGCTGGGACGTGCTGCTCAAGGGCATGAAGCAGACCGGCGAGGTGCGCGACGACCTCACCGTGGAGGACATCGTCTGGGAAGGGGCTCGCTGA
- a CDS encoding ABC transporter permease, whose translation MLWRVGVFVAGIALWAAIAASGVVPAGLVPAPSSVVVTLAQQVVTVEYWQAVGLTVWGALIGLLAAAVVGIAIGVITGASTAAELSTRFLVDFGRAFPAVALIAVLVLILGRGLELKSTLVFVAVVFPILLQTQQGVRRVPSSVIETARAFRTPRALLVRKVMLPSATPSILTGLRLGASVGILVAIATEVLSGSPGIGNQITDAQMGANSALSFAYIVTAGFLGFAVNIGLEKLQSVLLRWRPAMGGEN comes from the coding sequence ATGCTCTGGCGAGTCGGTGTCTTCGTCGCGGGGATCGCGCTGTGGGCTGCGATCGCCGCGTCGGGGGTCGTCCCGGCAGGTCTCGTTCCCGCCCCCTCATCCGTGGTTGTGACCCTGGCCCAGCAGGTCGTGACTGTCGAGTACTGGCAGGCCGTCGGACTGACGGTGTGGGGGGCCCTGATCGGGCTCCTCGCCGCCGCCGTGGTCGGCATCGCGATCGGTGTCATCACCGGCGCCTCCACCGCGGCTGAACTGTCGACCCGGTTCCTGGTCGACTTCGGGCGGGCCTTCCCGGCCGTCGCCCTGATCGCGGTGCTCGTGCTGATCCTCGGCCGCGGGCTCGAGCTCAAATCCACGCTGGTGTTCGTCGCGGTGGTCTTCCCGATCCTCCTGCAGACGCAGCAGGGGGTGCGTCGCGTGCCGTCGTCGGTCATCGAGACCGCACGCGCGTTCCGCACCCCGCGCGCGCTGCTGGTGCGCAAGGTCATGCTGCCCAGCGCGACCCCGTCCATCCTCACCGGGCTCCGGCTGGGCGCATCCGTCGGGATCCTCGTGGCGATCGCCACCGAGGTCCTCAGCGGCTCGCCCGGTATCGGGAACCAGATCACGGATGCTCAGATGGGGGCGAACTCGGCGCTGTCCTTCGCGTACATCGTCACGGCCGGCTTCCTCGGATTCGCGGTGAACATCGGGCTGGAGAAGCTGCAGTCCGTCCTCCTGAGATGGCGTCCCGCCATGGGAGGGGAGAACTGA
- a CDS encoding ABC transporter permease produces MKLKTYGPVATILLQAWLPIALVVLWFVASANSTSVFWPSLSTILQTVVDWAASGKLWGDLVFSFGNYFLALALAIVVGLGFGLAIGLLPRVGQVLSPYLDFFRTLPIVVFVPIVILVLGVGRGPKIFLIFLACVWPILLNCIEGVRAIAPSVFETARGYRIPLGLRIRRVVLPGASPQIAIGIRLAVTIGLVMLVVSEMYGSTEGVGYFILQSGQRFQLAAAWGGTLLVGVIGWAFTAVYVLIEHRVLAWTREDADVTRTKAVKGDGK; encoded by the coding sequence ATGAAGCTCAAAACCTATGGCCCCGTCGCCACCATCCTCCTGCAGGCATGGCTCCCCATCGCCCTGGTCGTGCTCTGGTTCGTCGCGTCGGCGAACTCCACGTCGGTCTTCTGGCCCTCCCTGTCCACGATCCTCCAGACGGTGGTGGACTGGGCGGCCTCCGGCAAGCTGTGGGGCGACCTCGTCTTCAGCTTCGGCAACTACTTCCTCGCGCTCGCACTCGCCATCGTGGTGGGCCTCGGCTTCGGGCTCGCCATCGGCCTGCTCCCCCGAGTCGGGCAGGTGCTCTCGCCCTACCTCGACTTCTTCCGGACGCTGCCGATCGTCGTGTTCGTGCCGATCGTCATCCTCGTGCTCGGCGTGGGCCGCGGCCCGAAGATCTTCCTGATCTTCCTCGCCTGCGTCTGGCCCATCCTGCTCAACTGCATCGAGGGCGTGCGGGCGATCGCTCCGAGCGTGTTCGAGACGGCACGCGGCTATCGCATCCCGCTCGGCCTGCGGATCCGCCGGGTGGTGCTGCCGGGGGCGTCGCCCCAGATCGCCATCGGCATCCGGCTGGCGGTGACCATCGGTCTGGTCATGCTGGTCGTGAGCGAGATGTACGGGTCGACCGAAGGCGTCGGCTACTTCATCCTCCAGAGCGGGCAGCGGTTCCAGCTCGCCGCGGCCTGGGGCGGCACGCTCCTGGTCGGCGTCATCGGATGGGCGTTCACCGCGGTCTACGTCCTCATCGAACACCGGGTGCTCGCCTGGACGCGCGAAGACGCTGACGTCACGCGCACGAAAGCAGTGAAAGGAGACGGCAAGTGA
- a CDS encoding ABC transporter ATP-binding protein yields MTLESTTEVALSASHVSKSFGVGADRVAVIEDLHLDIRTGDVTCLVGPSGVGKTTLLRLLGGLATPTSGTVSLGGKVITEPVEQVAVVFQDYRGSLLPWMKVAQNVAFPLEGRKVPKAERLRRAQDALEVVGLADSADKYPWQLSGGMQQRVAIARALAYEAPIMLMDEPFGSLDAQTRFELEDLVLRLRNDLGITIVVVTHDIDEAVYLGDRVVVLGGRPSRIVDDVEVPLGRERNQLTSRATPTFIELRTRVLEEIQQHGLTQQVTGG; encoded by the coding sequence GTGACTCTTGAATCGACGACGGAGGTGGCGCTCAGCGCCTCTCACGTCAGCAAGTCGTTCGGCGTCGGCGCCGATCGGGTCGCGGTGATCGAGGACCTGCATCTCGACATCCGTACGGGCGACGTCACCTGTCTGGTCGGTCCGTCCGGCGTCGGCAAGACGACGCTGCTGCGGCTGCTCGGGGGACTGGCCACGCCCACGAGCGGAACCGTCTCGCTGGGGGGCAAGGTCATCACCGAACCGGTCGAGCAGGTCGCCGTCGTGTTCCAGGACTACCGCGGGTCGCTCCTGCCGTGGATGAAGGTGGCGCAGAACGTCGCCTTCCCGCTCGAGGGCCGCAAGGTGCCGAAGGCGGAGCGGCTCCGCCGTGCGCAGGACGCGCTCGAGGTTGTCGGGCTCGCGGACAGCGCGGACAAGTACCCCTGGCAGCTCTCCGGTGGGATGCAGCAGCGCGTCGCCATCGCGAGGGCTCTCGCGTACGAGGCGCCGATCATGCTCATGGACGAGCCGTTCGGGTCGCTGGATGCCCAGACCCGGTTCGAACTCGAGGACCTGGTCCTCCGGCTGCGGAACGACCTCGGCATCACGATCGTCGTGGTCACCCACGACATCGACGAGGCGGTCTACCTCGGCGACCGCGTGGTCGTCCTCGGCGGGCGCCCGTCGCGCATCGTCGACGACGTCGAGGTGCCGTTGGGCCGGGAGCGCAACCAGCTGACCAGCCGTGCGACGCCGACCTTCATCGAGCTGCGGACCCGCGTGCTCGAGGAGATCCAGCAGCACGGTCTGACCCAGCAGGTGACGGGCGGATGA
- a CDS encoding fumarylacetoacetate hydrolase family protein gives MTANGPEAPFALARYRDGEEVRLGLVAGNRIRPLDEEDLGAADLNGFLAAGDWDRLERLVDADGPWRPLAEVTLTAPVEPRHVLQAGANYRTHVIQLIMAGIAKADRDVPRDELRARAEAAMDARAASGRAIIFLGLPGVVVGDDEPLVLPDYSDEHDWELELAVVVGREAFRVSPEDALAHVAGYTIVNDITTRDRVFPGGAGEIGADWFRSKNAPGFLPTGPFLVPARFLDPGDARVVLELNGEVMQDATTAELIYDVAAIISDASQTTRLFPGDLILTGSPAGNGQHWGRFLKDGDVMTGRITMLGEQVVRCVAETRS, from the coding sequence ATGACCGCCAACGGACCGGAGGCCCCCTTCGCGCTGGCCCGATACCGCGACGGGGAAGAGGTGCGCCTCGGACTGGTCGCGGGCAACCGCATCCGGCCGCTCGACGAGGAGGATCTCGGCGCCGCCGATCTCAACGGCTTCCTCGCGGCCGGCGACTGGGACCGGCTCGAGCGTCTCGTGGATGCGGACGGGCCGTGGCGGCCCCTGGCCGAGGTGACCCTCACCGCACCCGTCGAACCCCGTCACGTGCTGCAGGCGGGCGCCAACTACCGCACCCATGTCATCCAGCTGATCATGGCGGGCATCGCCAAGGCGGACCGGGACGTCCCGCGGGACGAACTGCGCGCCCGCGCCGAGGCGGCGATGGACGCGCGTGCCGCGAGTGGACGAGCCATCATCTTCCTGGGGCTGCCCGGTGTCGTGGTCGGCGACGACGAGCCGCTCGTGCTCCCGGACTACAGCGACGAGCACGACTGGGAGCTGGAGCTCGCGGTGGTGGTCGGGCGGGAGGCGTTCCGGGTGAGCCCCGAGGACGCGCTCGCGCATGTGGCCGGCTACACGATCGTCAACGACATCACGACGCGGGACCGCGTGTTCCCGGGAGGAGCCGGCGAGATCGGGGCGGATTGGTTCCGTTCCAAGAACGCCCCCGGCTTCCTGCCGACCGGCCCGTTCCTCGTGCCCGCCCGGTTCCTCGATCCGGGTGACGCCCGCGTCGTGCTCGAGCTGAACGGCGAGGTGATGCAGGACGCGACGACGGCGGAGCTCATCTACGACGTCGCCGCGATCATCTCGGATGCCTCGCAGACGACGCGCCTGTTCCCGGGGGATCTCATCCTGACCGGCAGCCCGGCCGGCAACGGTCAGCACTGGGGCCGGTTCCTCAAGGACGGCGACGTCATGACGGGCCGGATCACGATGCTGGGCGAACAGGTCGTGCGCTGCGTCGCCGAAACCCGTTCCTGA
- a CDS encoding amidohydrolase family protein, translating into MITDVHAHVLLPSLHAEVTRREPDLVREAAELDLRRNGAASQAVSGPMVGSRIPALTDVSARLAAMDAQGVDRQWVSASPNHFYPWAPAELAAWAAAEANRLVAEHVAHAPDRLIGLGLVPLQHPELLVAHLDDAVVHRGLAGVEIPSFAGDVELSDPRLEPFWARAAELRAVVFLHPFGCSLDERLDRFYLANTVGQPVENAVALSHLIFAGVLDRHPDLRIVAAHGGGYLPTAIGRSDHAWRVRPDAQGCRHAPSEYLRRIWFDTVVHDARALRQLIEVAGADRVVLGSDYPFDMGLDDPVAFVRGADLDADTAELILGTNADGLVSAVRAG; encoded by the coding sequence ATGATCACCGATGTCCACGCACATGTCCTGCTGCCCTCGCTGCATGCCGAGGTGACCCGGCGCGAGCCGGACCTCGTCCGGGAGGCGGCGGAGCTCGATCTGCGCCGCAACGGTGCCGCCAGCCAGGCGGTCTCCGGCCCGATGGTGGGGTCCCGCATCCCCGCGCTGACGGACGTGTCCGCCCGGCTGGCGGCCATGGACGCGCAGGGTGTGGACCGGCAGTGGGTCAGCGCGTCCCCGAACCACTTCTATCCGTGGGCTCCGGCGGAGCTCGCCGCGTGGGCCGCCGCGGAGGCGAACCGGCTCGTCGCGGAGCACGTGGCCCACGCGCCGGACCGGCTCATCGGACTCGGGCTCGTCCCGCTGCAGCATCCGGAGCTCCTCGTGGCGCATCTGGACGACGCGGTCGTCCATCGCGGTCTGGCCGGGGTGGAGATCCCCTCCTTCGCCGGCGACGTGGAACTGTCCGATCCGCGGCTGGAGCCCTTCTGGGCGCGCGCGGCCGAATTGCGGGCCGTGGTATTCCTGCACCCGTTCGGCTGTTCCCTCGATGAACGGCTGGACCGGTTCTACCTGGCGAACACGGTGGGGCAGCCGGTCGAGAACGCCGTGGCGCTGTCGCATCTCATCTTCGCCGGGGTCCTGGACCGCCATCCCGATCTGCGCATCGTGGCCGCGCACGGCGGCGGGTACCTGCCCACGGCCATCGGTCGCTCCGACCACGCGTGGCGGGTGCGTCCCGACGCCCAGGGCTGCCGTCACGCTCCGTCCGAGTACCTGCGGCGCATCTGGTTCGACACCGTGGTGCACGACGCCCGTGCTCTCCGCCAGCTGATCGAGGTCGCCGGGGCGGACCGCGTCGTGCTGGGCAGCGACTACCCCTTCGACATGGGGCTCGACGATCCGGTCGCGTTCGTGCGCGGAGCGGATCTGGATGCGGACACCGCGGAGCTCATCCTCGGCACGAACGCGGACGGGCTCGTCTCGGCGGTGCGGGCCGGCTGA
- a CDS encoding LysR family transcriptional regulator, which produces MPDDPLLSRLDLNLLISLDALLTERNVTRAAERLHMSQPSLSAALARLRVHFDDPLLARRGNTYELTPLATRLLEHTAIALSTVRRVFESQSRWDASESTREFTVHGSDYALAMIGPAVSRMTSEQAPGVRLRFVPTTSRAIEDVTARLSSVDGLLLPHGVVTDRPSMDLWRDDWVVLAAEDNAVVGEAPTLATLSAMPWVFTYQTRVSFTAVGRQLEQLGLHPRLEAIVESFTLLHLFVANTDRLALVQRRLAPLLTGLGGVRVCELPFEATPLIEALWWHPAHDNDPEHEWMRSIFRAAAEQMG; this is translated from the coding sequence GTGCCCGACGATCCGCTGTTGTCCCGTCTCGATCTGAATCTGCTCATCTCGCTCGACGCGCTGCTCACCGAACGCAACGTGACGCGTGCGGCCGAGCGGCTGCACATGAGCCAACCGTCGCTCAGCGCCGCACTCGCGCGTCTGCGCGTGCACTTCGACGACCCCCTGCTCGCGCGCAGGGGGAACACCTACGAACTGACTCCACTGGCCACCCGGCTCTTGGAGCACACCGCCATCGCGCTGAGCACGGTGCGGCGTGTGTTCGAGAGTCAGTCGCGCTGGGATGCCAGCGAGTCCACCCGTGAGTTCACCGTCCATGGATCGGACTACGCCCTCGCGATGATCGGCCCGGCGGTATCCCGGATGACGAGCGAGCAGGCGCCCGGAGTTCGGTTGCGCTTCGTCCCGACCACCAGCCGCGCCATCGAGGACGTCACGGCGCGCCTGTCCTCGGTGGACGGACTCCTGCTGCCGCACGGCGTCGTCACCGACCGGCCGAGCATGGACCTCTGGCGCGACGACTGGGTGGTCCTCGCCGCCGAGGACAACGCGGTGGTCGGGGAGGCGCCGACCCTGGCGACCCTGTCGGCCATGCCGTGGGTCTTCACCTACCAGACACGGGTGTCGTTCACCGCGGTGGGCCGGCAGCTCGAACAGCTCGGGCTGCATCCGCGTCTCGAAGCGATCGTGGAGAGCTTCACGCTCCTGCACCTGTTCGTCGCGAACACCGATCGCCTGGCGCTCGTCCAGCGCCGCCTCGCCCCGCTGCTCACCGGCCTGGGCGGCGTGCGCGTGTGCGAATTGCCGTTCGAGGCCACCCCGCTGATCGAAGCGCTCTGGTGGCACCCCGCCCACGACAACGACCCGGAGCACGAGTGGATGCGCAGCATCTTCCGGGCCGCGGCGGAGCAGATGGGATGA
- a CDS encoding VOC family protein, whose product MITLLSHLSYVALTTPDVEASVDFYVNQVGLTEVGRDDDGVYLRCWGDYYSYSLVITAGDEPALHSMAWRTTSAEALEAAVERIEAAGSVGEWFEGRDIGRAYRFVGPWGHTMVLHWDVAHHRYTEGDLASTFPDRPQRRSRLAGAPRQLDHVTICASDVDAFATWYRDVFGFRIMARTVLEEAPISVFSVLTTNEKSHDLGVVLDGSSRAGRVNHFAFWYDTREEMLIAADLLMENGTMIEYGPTIHGIGEQSFLYYRDPSTMRIELNTGGYRNYVPDWEPQTWKTSQGSYDIYRNSGFPLSLSDSFPPADGPTATEEGVPDEIKADLLKGRV is encoded by the coding sequence ATGATCACACTGCTCTCGCACCTCTCTTACGTGGCGCTGACGACGCCCGATGTCGAGGCGTCCGTCGACTTCTACGTCAACCAGGTCGGTCTGACCGAGGTCGGACGCGACGACGACGGCGTCTACCTTCGCTGCTGGGGTGACTACTACAGCTACAGCCTCGTCATCACCGCCGGCGACGAGCCCGCCCTCCACTCCATGGCGTGGCGCACGACCAGCGCCGAGGCGCTCGAAGCCGCCGTCGAGCGGATCGAAGCCGCGGGCTCGGTCGGGGAATGGTTCGAAGGCCGCGACATCGGTCGCGCGTACCGTTTCGTCGGACCGTGGGGTCACACGATGGTGCTGCACTGGGATGTCGCGCACCACCGCTACACCGAGGGCGACCTCGCCTCGACCTTCCCGGACCGTCCGCAGCGCCGTTCGCGTCTGGCCGGCGCTCCCCGCCAGCTCGACCACGTCACGATCTGCGCGAGCGACGTCGACGCCTTCGCGACCTGGTACCGCGATGTGTTCGGCTTCCGCATCATGGCCCGCACCGTGCTGGAGGAGGCGCCGATCTCGGTGTTCTCGGTGCTCACCACGAACGAGAAGTCCCACGACCTCGGCGTCGTGCTCGACGGCTCCAGCCGCGCCGGGCGCGTCAACCACTTCGCCTTCTGGTACGACACCCGGGAGGAGATGCTCATCGCCGCCGACCTCCTCATGGAGAACGGCACCATGATCGAGTACGGCCCCACCATCCACGGCATCGGCGAGCAGTCGTTCCTCTACTACCGCGATCCGTCCACGATGCGCATCGAGCTGAACACCGGCGGTTACCGCAACTACGTGCCGGACTGGGAGCCGCAGACCTGGAAGACCTCGCAGGGCTCCTACGACATCTACCGCAACAGCGGTTTCCCCCTCTCGCTGAGCGACTCCTTCCCGCCCGCGGACGGTCCGACGGCCACCGAGGAGGGCGTTCCGGACGAGATCAAGGCCGACCTGCTGAAGGGCCGAGTGTGA